The Xanthomonas sp. DAR 34887 genome has a segment encoding these proteins:
- a CDS encoding Rieske 2Fe-2S domain-containing protein, protein MNDWHPSLYRHWFAVARADALRQRPLAVTVMDRHAAIARCADGSLLALEDRCPHRHAPLSSGCARGDSLACPYHGWRFGGDGALREIPGMPPGQALPAVRVRAFAAREHDGLIWLRPDPQGDAHPAQLVQDLQPPARRFLWRTRWEAHVVDALENFLDPLHTHLLHPGLVRRGGARTPMRACLQTGAEGFHVDYAGAAAQSGWLYRLFESPRTLERAHFAAPGTAQIEYRYARGGRVRITLHFTPVGTRSTEVFASLHVDGRWAPAWAVRWLVWPLLRKVGEQDRRMLALQSHNLQRFPGVRGASTALDLVREPLRRYWDGEPLPAPNAPHCIDIML, encoded by the coding sequence ATGAACGATTGGCATCCCTCGCTGTACAGACACTGGTTCGCCGTGGCCCGGGCCGACGCGTTGCGGCAGCGGCCGCTGGCGGTGACGGTCATGGACCGCCACGCGGCGATCGCGCGCTGCGCCGACGGCAGCCTGCTCGCGCTGGAAGACCGTTGCCCGCACCGGCACGCGCCGCTGTCGTCCGGCTGCGCCAGGGGCGACAGCCTGGCCTGCCCGTATCACGGCTGGCGCTTCGGCGGCGACGGCGCCCTACGCGAGATTCCCGGCATGCCGCCCGGCCAGGCGCTGCCGGCGGTGCGGGTCCGCGCCTTCGCCGCGCGCGAACACGACGGCCTGATCTGGCTGCGTCCGGATCCGCAGGGCGATGCGCACCCCGCGCAGCTGGTGCAGGACCTGCAACCGCCAGCGCGACGCTTCCTGTGGCGCACACGCTGGGAGGCGCACGTGGTCGATGCGCTGGAAAACTTCCTCGATCCGCTGCACACCCATCTGCTGCATCCCGGGCTGGTGCGCCGCGGCGGCGCGCGCACGCCGATGCGCGCCTGCCTGCAGACCGGCGCCGAGGGCTTCCACGTGGATTACGCCGGCGCCGCCGCGCAGAGCGGTTGGCTCTACCGGTTGTTCGAATCGCCGCGCACGCTGGAGCGCGCGCATTTCGCCGCGCCCGGCACCGCGCAGATCGAATACCGCTATGCCCGCGGCGGCCGCGTGCGCATCACTCTGCATTTCACCCCGGTCGGCACGCGCAGCACCGAGGTGTTCGCCAGCCTGCACGTGGACGGCCGCTGGGCGCCGGCATGGGCGGTGCGCTGGCTGGTGTGGCCGCTACTGCGCAAGGTCGGCGAACAGGACCGGCGCATGCTCGCACTGCAGTCGCACAACCTGCAGCGTTTCCCGGGCGTGCGCGGCGCCTCGACCGCGCTGGACCTGGTGCGCGAACCGCTGCGCCGCTACTGGGACGGCGAGCCGCTGCCGGCGCCGAATGCGCCGCACTGCATCGACATCATGCTGTGA
- a CDS encoding EAL domain-containing protein: MQRRFSTADKLYDVRFRQRLRRALRVPLRAILVWGLALALLLACGLAYVLVQDRGNRLAAAQRQSLALATGADRLLQLELDNLSQALRGEGVGAQALLADAPARAPALIEASLRGVLLRHPELHGIALLDAQGRRRYGTEGDPDVRAWALGSRRNDDQVFVGPYQRLADGEAVVRLALPLASGDWVVASWRVAALQRIVGGVDAGRDGVVALTDTHGLLLAASSPAAGTTGSRVLLPLGLVRGLPQGSALGMHRTVFDQQPRMLAVSGGGDYPLLAVAGLAVREALAPWWWFACAASLVYLLYLLGFAFLLGSLRRAEDRQRQLLERLRRGDEDLRLAHAMAGIGTWRVEADRRHLRLVEQTGTLFGAPQLRMRLSEFLAQVHDDDRALVEQLYDEAMHGNGEYNVVYRMRSPDGGLRWLAARGARVQGRDGLCMTGAVQDVSERLEAQARLFDAERQFRLVFERNPLPYWLFAVDDLRFLEVNQAAIRQYGYSRDEFLGMTLLDLRSPGEAERLLADVRKPRDGFDAPSVWTHRRKDGSVLSVRVHSADVDFGGVPARLILAEDVSERIAHERELAFRASHDVTTGLLDPRALAEALDARGQAGYAVAYVQLRGLALIGDTLGRAAGDAVRCAVAARLRALGERFGLTAHQPTQDFVLAVLDPQQLPQALQALLEAMSTPVQGGDFTQQLQAYIGVALCPDDAVGAEEAIGSAAQAAHAAQADGRSVARFERSMSARIGERLRLAGRIHQAIARQEFELHFQPIMRADTGTPRLLEALIRWPQPDGRFIAPDQFIQLCEDTGLILPLGRWVMQAAAQARRQLALHGWAELPVAVNVSALQFFDGDLVADLVQACTAAGLAADGLHLELTESSLMRQPQQALDVLRQLRALGVGVALDDVGTGFSSMAYLRDLPLDTLKIDRSFVADVHRDARNASICDALLTLGHSLGLQVVAEGVENDAQLQWLRARGCDQVQGYLLGRPAPLAQVLATLGARDAQDAQDAVTA, from the coding sequence ATGCAGCGCCGCTTCTCCACCGCCGACAAACTCTACGACGTCCGCTTCAGGCAGCGCCTGCGGCGTGCGCTGCGGGTGCCGTTGCGCGCGATCCTGGTCTGGGGCCTGGCATTGGCGCTGTTGCTGGCCTGCGGGCTGGCCTATGTGCTGGTGCAGGACCGCGGCAATCGCCTGGCCGCCGCGCAGCGGCAGAGCCTGGCGCTGGCGACGGGCGCCGACCGTCTGCTGCAGTTGGAGCTGGACAACCTCAGCCAGGCGCTGCGCGGCGAAGGCGTGGGCGCGCAGGCGCTGCTGGCCGACGCGCCGGCACGCGCGCCGGCGCTGATCGAGGCATCGCTGCGCGGTGTGCTGCTGCGGCATCCGGAGCTGCATGGGATCGCGTTGCTGGATGCGCAGGGCCGGCGCCGCTACGGCACGGAGGGCGATCCGGACGTGCGCGCTTGGGCGCTGGGTTCGCGCCGCAACGACGACCAGGTGTTCGTCGGGCCTTATCAACGCCTGGCCGACGGCGAGGCGGTGGTGCGCCTCGCACTGCCGCTGGCGTCGGGCGATTGGGTGGTGGCGAGCTGGCGGGTCGCGGCATTGCAGCGCATCGTCGGCGGGGTCGACGCCGGCCGCGACGGCGTGGTCGCGCTGACCGATACGCATGGCCTGCTGCTCGCGGCCAGCAGTCCCGCCGCCGGCACCACCGGCAGCCGCGTGTTGCTGCCGCTGGGCCTGGTGCGCGGACTGCCGCAGGGCAGTGCGCTGGGCATGCACCGCACGGTGTTCGACCAGCAGCCGCGCATGCTGGCGGTCAGTGGCGGGGGCGATTATCCGTTGCTGGCGGTGGCGGGGCTGGCGGTGCGCGAAGCGCTGGCGCCGTGGTGGTGGTTCGCCTGTGCTGCGTCGCTGGTATATCTGCTGTATCTGCTCGGGTTCGCCTTCCTGCTGGGCAGCCTGCGCCGTGCCGAGGACCGCCAGCGGCAACTGCTGGAGCGCCTGCGCCGCGGCGACGAGGATCTGCGCCTGGCGCACGCGATGGCCGGGATCGGCACCTGGCGGGTCGAGGCGGACCGGCGCCATCTGCGGCTGGTCGAACAGACCGGGACCTTGTTCGGGGCGCCGCAGCTGCGCATGCGTCTGAGCGAGTTCCTGGCCCAGGTGCACGACGACGATCGCGCGCTGGTCGAGCAGCTGTACGACGAGGCGATGCACGGCAACGGCGAATACAACGTGGTGTACCGCATGCGCTCGCCCGACGGCGGCCTGCGTTGGCTGGCCGCGCGCGGTGCGCGGGTACAGGGCCGCGACGGGCTATGCATGACCGGTGCAGTGCAGGATGTCAGCGAGCGGCTCGAGGCGCAGGCGCGGCTGTTCGACGCAGAACGTCAGTTCCGCCTGGTGTTCGAACGCAATCCGCTGCCGTACTGGCTGTTCGCGGTGGACGACCTGCGTTTCCTGGAAGTGAATCAGGCCGCGATCCGCCAGTACGGCTACAGCCGCGACGAATTCCTGGGCATGACCCTGCTCGACCTGCGTTCGCCTGGCGAGGCCGAACGGCTGCTGGCGGATGTGCGCAAGCCGCGCGACGGCTTCGACGCGCCCAGCGTGTGGACCCACCGCCGCAAGGACGGCAGCGTGCTGTCGGTACGGGTGCACAGCGCGGACGTCGACTTCGGCGGGGTGCCGGCGCGCCTGATCCTGGCCGAGGACGTCAGCGAGCGCATCGCCCACGAGCGCGAGCTGGCGTTTCGCGCCAGCCACGACGTCACCACCGGGCTGCTCGATCCGCGGGCCCTGGCCGAGGCGCTGGATGCGCGCGGCCAGGCGGGCTATGCGGTGGCCTATGTGCAGTTGCGCGGGCTGGCGCTGATCGGCGATACCCTGGGCCGTGCCGCCGGCGATGCGGTGCGCTGCGCGGTGGCGGCGCGGCTGCGCGCGCTGGGCGAACGCTTCGGCCTGACCGCGCACCAACCCACGCAGGATTTCGTGCTGGCGGTCCTGGATCCGCAGCAGCTGCCACAAGCATTGCAGGCCCTGCTCGAGGCGATGTCCACGCCGGTGCAGGGCGGCGACTTCACCCAGCAGCTGCAGGCGTATATCGGCGTGGCGCTGTGCCCGGACGACGCGGTGGGCGCCGAGGAGGCCATCGGCAGCGCCGCGCAGGCCGCGCATGCGGCGCAGGCCGACGGACGCAGCGTCGCCCGCTTCGAGCGCAGCATGTCCGCACGGATCGGCGAACGCCTGCGCCTGGCCGGGCGCATCCACCAGGCGATCGCGCGGCAGGAGTTCGAACTGCATTTCCAGCCGATCATGCGCGCCGATACCGGCACGCCGCGCTTGCTCGAGGCGTTGATCCGCTGGCCGCAGCCCGACGGCCGCTTCATCGCCCCCGACCAGTTCATCCAGCTGTGCGAGGACACCGGCCTGATCCTGCCGCTGGGCCGCTGGGTGATGCAGGCCGCCGCGCAGGCGCGCCGCCAACTGGCGCTGCACGGTTGGGCCGAGCTGCCGGTGGCGGTGAACGTGTCGGCGCTGCAGTTCTTCGACGGCGATCTGGTCGCGGACCTGGTGCAGGCCTGCACCGCGGCCGGGCTGGCCGCCGACGGCCTGCATCTGGAACTGACCGAGAGCAGCCTGATGCGGCAGCCGCAGCAGGCCCTGGACGTGCTGCGACAGCTGCGCGCGCTGGGCGTGGGTGTGGCGCTGGACGATGTCGGTACCGGCTTCTCCAGCATGGCCTATCTGCGCGACCTGCCGTTGGACACGCTGAAGATCGATCGCAGCTTCGTCGCCGACGTGCATCGCGATGCGCGCAACGCCTCGATCTGCGACGCCTTGCTGACGCTCGGCCACAGCCTGGGCCTGCAGGTGGTCGCCGAAGGCGTGGAGAACGACGCGCAGTTGCAGTGGCTGCGCGCGCGCGGCTGCGACCAGGTGCAGGGCTATCTGCTGGGCCGGCCGGCGCCGCTGGCGCAGGTCCTGGCCACGCTCGGCGCGCGTGATGCGCAGGACGCACAGGACGCGGTCACAGCATGA
- a CDS encoding oxygenase MpaB family protein: MSAMLRPFTAPVAARIRRWVLDVFPRGEGGIDYDQPLGDAGLFGPDSVTWRIHAEFPGMLSGGLCALLLQTLHPLALAGVYDHSNFREDLVGRLRRTTQFVAATSYAPVAEAQRLIARVRGIHARIRGHTPDGRAYAADDPALLTWVHVTEAYGFLQGYRRYCRAVPVAIADRYYAEGRRVAEALGAQAVPASERAVLDYFAQVRPQLRVDARSREVLAVLAGLRLPVPAAGLSRELFLGAGAALLPPWASAMLGHGRLQRAQAATSARVLHGLAPLFRIALNDGIAPRACRRVGIAPQRLAQWPD, encoded by the coding sequence ATGAGTGCCATGTTGCGTCCCTTTACCGCTCCCGTCGCCGCCCGGATCCGCCGCTGGGTGCTGGACGTATTCCCGCGCGGCGAGGGCGGGATCGATTACGACCAGCCGCTCGGCGATGCCGGCCTGTTCGGCCCCGACAGCGTCACCTGGCGCATCCACGCCGAATTTCCCGGCATGCTCTCCGGCGGCTTGTGCGCGCTGCTGCTGCAGACCCTGCACCCGCTGGCACTGGCCGGCGTCTACGACCACTCCAATTTCCGCGAAGATCTGGTCGGGCGCCTGCGCCGCACCACCCAGTTCGTCGCCGCCACCAGCTATGCGCCGGTAGCCGAGGCGCAGCGCCTGATCGCGCGCGTGCGCGGTATCCATGCGCGGATCCGTGGCCACACGCCCGACGGCCGCGCCTATGCCGCCGACGATCCGGCGCTGCTGACCTGGGTTCACGTCACCGAGGCCTACGGCTTTCTGCAGGGCTATCGGCGCTACTGCCGCGCGGTGCCGGTCGCCATCGCCGATCGCTATTACGCCGAGGGCCGGCGTGTGGCCGAGGCGCTGGGCGCGCAGGCGGTGCCGGCCAGCGAGCGCGCGGTGCTGGACTACTTCGCCCAGGTGCGGCCGCAGCTGCGGGTGGATGCGCGATCGCGCGAGGTGCTCGCGGTGCTGGCCGGCCTGCGTCTGCCGGTGCCGGCGGCGGGCCTGTCGCGCGAGCTGTTCCTCGGCGCCGGCGCGGCGCTGCTGCCGCCGTGGGCGAGCGCGATGCTCGGGCACGGGCGCCTGCAACGCGCCCAGGCCGCGACCTCGGCGCGGGTGCTGCATGGGCTGGCGCCGCTGTTCCGTATCGCGCTCAACGACGGCATCGCGCCACGCGCCTGCCGCCGCGTCGGCATCGCGCCGCAACGCTTGGCGCAGTGGCCCGATTGA
- a CDS encoding TonB-dependent siderophore receptor: protein MKLHPLPFACLLGVAAFPAARAADTADTVQATALPAVQVRAEAADSGFRSTQPAQSDKSDAPLAQTPLSITVVPRALLDSQQAQTLADALHNVSGVVANTFGRRGWDDLIIRGQTASDSLFVDGLRTASNNRVAEQVFGMQQVEVLKGPASLLYGQVLPGGLVNLVSKRPDPTPMRRAELGVGSDGLREGSFDLNQPLSANGKAALRLNGLAMNSDDATDHVYFRSRWIAPSLSLDLGERTDFVLLTSYQERDYIRQQGLPWEGSVEANPNGRIDRALFTGEPTQPPYHSHQSRIGYVLDHRFDNGWTLHHAARWQTFGLDGFFIANNGLAADLRTLRRTATDQHFDGRTWVQDTYLQRGFATGTWQHTLTAGMDAFKTWEWNVQSTCRVGTLDVYAPVYGGAVTCPARPSRDNLSVVTSGGLYLRDRIAFTPDWQLLLGMRHDRSRNLSEDHLTGTNTRNDASATTGSAALMFDAGGGLHPYASVATSFYPNVGTDAQGAQFDPERGRQVELGLKMELDAGTSLSMALYDLRRRNVLQADPVNDGYSIAVGEQRSRGLELNAAADLGSGVSLFAGYAYTDAVVTDDGGQRVTTVGDRLYNVPKHSGSLWLQYAPHGVDDGWTFSGGARAEGEKTAYGHRIPGYAVFDAGLAYRQGHWRYALNLKNALDRDYFAGGLQRAVALGDPRTVLFSVGVDY, encoded by the coding sequence ATGAAACTGCACCCCCTCCCGTTCGCCTGCCTGCTCGGCGTGGCGGCCTTCCCTGCTGCGCGCGCGGCCGACACCGCCGATACCGTGCAAGCCACCGCACTGCCCGCGGTGCAGGTCCGCGCCGAGGCAGCCGACAGCGGCTTCCGCAGCACCCAGCCAGCGCAGTCCGACAAGTCGGATGCGCCGCTGGCGCAGACGCCGCTCTCGATCACCGTGGTGCCGCGTGCGCTGCTGGACAGCCAGCAGGCGCAGACCCTGGCCGATGCCTTGCACAACGTTTCCGGCGTGGTCGCCAACACCTTTGGCCGGCGCGGCTGGGACGACCTGATCATCCGCGGCCAGACCGCGTCCGACTCGCTGTTCGTCGATGGCCTGCGCACTGCCTCCAACAACCGCGTCGCCGAACAGGTGTTCGGCATGCAGCAGGTGGAAGTGCTGAAGGGTCCGGCCTCGTTGCTGTACGGCCAGGTGCTGCCGGGCGGGCTGGTCAACCTGGTCAGCAAGCGGCCCGACCCCACGCCAATGCGTCGCGCGGAACTCGGCGTCGGCAGCGACGGCCTGCGCGAGGGCAGCTTCGACCTCAACCAGCCGCTGTCGGCCAACGGCAAGGCCGCGCTGCGGCTCAACGGCCTGGCGATGAATTCCGACGACGCCACCGACCACGTGTATTTCCGCAGCCGCTGGATCGCCCCGTCGCTGTCGCTGGACCTGGGCGAGCGCACCGATTTCGTGCTCCTCACCAGTTACCAGGAACGCGACTACATCCGCCAGCAGGGCCTGCCCTGGGAAGGCAGCGTCGAGGCCAATCCGAACGGCAGGATCGATCGCGCGCTGTTCACCGGCGAACCCACCCAGCCGCCGTACCACAGCCACCAGAGCCGCATCGGCTACGTGCTGGACCATCGCTTCGACAACGGCTGGACCCTGCACCACGCGGCGCGCTGGCAGACATTCGGATTGGATGGCTTCTTCATCGCCAACAACGGCCTGGCCGCGGATCTGCGCACGCTGCGCCGCACCGCCACCGACCAGCACTTCGACGGGCGCACCTGGGTGCAGGACACCTACCTGCAGCGCGGCTTCGCCACCGGCACCTGGCAGCACACGCTGACCGCCGGCATGGACGCGTTCAAGACCTGGGAATGGAACGTGCAGTCCACCTGCCGGGTCGGCACGCTGGACGTGTACGCGCCGGTCTACGGCGGTGCCGTCACCTGTCCGGCCAGGCCCAGCCGCGACAACCTCAGCGTGGTCACCTCCGGCGGCCTGTACCTGCGCGACCGCATCGCGTTCACGCCCGATTGGCAGCTGCTGCTGGGCATGCGCCACGACCGCAGCCGCAACCTCAGCGAGGACCATCTCACGGGTACGAACACGCGCAACGATGCCAGCGCCACCACCGGCTCGGCCGCGCTGATGTTCGATGCCGGCGGCGGACTGCATCCCTATGCCAGCGTCGCCACCTCGTTCTATCCCAACGTCGGCACCGACGCGCAGGGCGCGCAGTTCGATCCCGAGCGCGGCCGCCAGGTGGAGTTGGGATTGAAGATGGAACTGGACGCGGGCACCAGCCTGAGCATGGCGCTGTACGACCTGCGCCGGCGCAACGTGTTGCAGGCCGATCCGGTCAACGACGGCTACAGCATCGCGGTCGGCGAGCAGCGCAGCCGCGGCCTGGAACTCAACGCCGCCGCCGACCTGGGCAGCGGCGTCAGCCTGTTCGCCGGCTACGCCTACACCGACGCGGTGGTCACCGACGACGGCGGACAACGCGTCACCACCGTGGGCGACCGTCTGTACAACGTGCCCAAGCACAGCGGCTCGCTGTGGCTGCAGTACGCGCCGCACGGCGTGGACGATGGCTGGACGTTCAGCGGCGGCGCGCGCGCCGAAGGCGAGAAGACCGCCTACGGCCATCGCATTCCCGGCTATGCGGTGTTCGACGCCGGCCTCGCCTACCGCCAAGGCCATTGGCGCTACGCGTTGAACCTGAAGAACGCGCTCGACCGCGACTACTTCGCCGGCGGCCTGCAGCGCGCAGTGGCGCTGGGCGACCCACGGACGGTGCTGTTCTCGGTGGGTGTGGATTACTGA
- a CDS encoding LytR/AlgR family response regulator transcription factor: MVDAIVAEDEELLRSALVALLGEVWPQLRIVAECEDGASALERLAEHQPDVAFLDIRMPGLSGIEVARALGELSPRTQVVFVTAYDQYAIDAFEQGAVDYLLKPIARERLQATVQRLQARAAQGPDVAVLDALLQRLGQRPPSPAAPPPLAWITATSGRETRLILLDDVVYFQADNKYTTVLTRDGEALLRTPLRELLDVLDPAAFRQVHRSTIVNLKAVASVVRDDTGKGRMKLRHRDEVLTVSQPYMSLFRGM, translated from the coding sequence ATGGTTGACGCGATCGTCGCCGAGGACGAAGAACTGTTGCGCAGCGCGCTGGTCGCGCTGCTCGGCGAGGTCTGGCCGCAGCTGCGCATCGTCGCCGAATGCGAGGACGGCGCCAGCGCGCTGGAGCGCCTGGCCGAGCACCAGCCGGACGTGGCCTTCCTGGACATCCGCATGCCCGGCCTGAGCGGCATCGAGGTGGCGCGCGCGCTGGGCGAATTGAGCCCGCGCACGCAGGTGGTGTTCGTCACCGCCTACGACCAGTACGCGATCGATGCGTTCGAGCAGGGCGCGGTGGACTACCTGCTCAAGCCGATCGCGCGCGAACGCCTGCAGGCGACCGTGCAGCGGCTGCAGGCGCGCGCCGCGCAAGGGCCGGACGTGGCGGTGCTGGATGCGCTGCTGCAACGCCTGGGGCAGCGCCCGCCATCGCCCGCCGCGCCGCCGCCGCTGGCCTGGATCACCGCCACCAGCGGCCGCGAGACGCGCTTGATCCTGCTCGACGACGTGGTCTATTTCCAGGCCGACAACAAATACACCACGGTGCTGACCCGCGACGGCGAAGCGCTGCTGCGTACCCCGCTGCGCGAACTGCTGGACGTGCTGGATCCGGCCGCGTTCCGGCAGGTCCACCGGTCCACCATCGTCAACCTGAAGGCGGTGGCCTCGGTGGTGCGCGACGACACCGGCAAGGGCCGGATGAAACTGCGCCACCGCGACGAAGTACTGACCGTCAGCCAGCCGTACATGAGCCTGTTTCGCGGCATGTAA
- a CDS encoding sensor histidine kinase: MFSSVSLILRLLCAWAAAVIVAGFVWSGLFYGMEDRPGWFFGLLAMLLMLSALVAGITHLRRVWLIAGRLDNATLSSRQRRQIEIPLDTREAFALVDAAVRELPRVEEVESTADSLQVRAKVRRIDPYNGRTPSRWNLAARFAVKRNQVLATLTPGAGTSSLTLLLEPDASAWIDLFAVDEGSNYENAEALSRAVARRVAESRRDEQAAAKQAATDQELTVARLNLLHAQVEPHFLYNTLASAQVLARTDPPRADLMLGYLIQYLRRSLPSAEAALSTLGEELERTQAYLEILKIRMGARLQLELQVPEAMKTLPLPSMMLQTLVENAIKHGLEPKPGGGTVWILARAFDDHATITVADDGLGFNSQSSGTGIGLKNLRERLRLTYAGAATFAIVSNFPSGVAATITLPYPPHPSTPPPLPAGARHG; encoded by the coding sequence ATGTTTTCCAGCGTGTCCCTGATCCTCCGCCTGCTGTGCGCCTGGGCCGCGGCGGTGATCGTCGCCGGCTTCGTCTGGAGCGGCCTGTTCTACGGTATGGAAGACCGGCCCGGCTGGTTCTTCGGCCTGCTGGCGATGCTGCTGATGCTGTCGGCCTTGGTCGCCGGCATCACTCATCTACGCCGGGTCTGGCTGATCGCCGGGCGGCTGGACAACGCCACCTTGTCCAGCCGCCAGCGCCGCCAGATCGAGATCCCGCTGGACACCCGCGAGGCGTTCGCGCTGGTCGATGCGGCGGTGCGCGAACTGCCGCGGGTGGAAGAGGTCGAGAGCACCGCCGACAGCCTGCAGGTGCGCGCCAAGGTGCGCCGCATCGATCCGTACAACGGCCGCACGCCGTCGCGCTGGAATTTGGCCGCGCGCTTCGCGGTCAAACGCAATCAGGTCCTGGCGACGCTGACGCCCGGCGCCGGCACCAGCAGCCTGACCCTGCTGCTGGAACCCGACGCCAGCGCCTGGATCGACCTGTTCGCGGTCGACGAGGGCAGCAACTACGAGAACGCCGAGGCGCTGAGCCGCGCGGTGGCGCGCCGCGTCGCCGAGTCGCGCCGCGACGAGCAGGCCGCCGCCAAGCAGGCGGCCACCGACCAGGAGCTGACCGTGGCGCGGCTGAATCTGCTGCACGCGCAGGTCGAGCCGCACTTCCTGTACAACACGCTGGCCAGCGCGCAGGTGCTGGCGCGCACCGATCCGCCGCGCGCCGACCTGATGCTCGGCTATCTGATCCAGTACCTGCGCCGCTCGCTGCCCAGCGCCGAGGCGGCGCTGAGTACGCTCGGCGAAGAACTGGAACGCACCCAGGCCTACCTGGAGATCCTCAAGATCCGCATGGGCGCGCGGCTGCAGCTGGAACTGCAGGTGCCGGAGGCGATGAAGACCCTGCCGCTGCCGTCGATGATGCTGCAGACCCTGGTCGAGAACGCGATCAAGCACGGCCTGGAACCCAAGCCCGGCGGCGGCACGGTCTGGATCCTGGCGCGCGCGTTCGACGACCACGCCACCATCACCGTCGCCGACGACGGCCTGGGGTTCAACAGCCAGTCCAGCGGCACCGGCATCGGCCTGAAGAACCTGCGCGAGCGCCTGCGCCTGACCTATGCCGGCGCCGCCACGTTCGCCATCGTGTCCAACTTCCCCAGCGGCGTGGCCGCGACGATCACCTTGCCGTATCCCCCGCACCCTTCGACACCACCGCCGCTGCCGGCAGGAGCGCGACATGGTTGA
- a CDS encoding FAD-dependent oxidoreductase: MHRRHFLRNGALAAATLGAGPLFARTPRDAALPRPAPTLPILPTAPAPTAFSPPAPLAPIRASADRIVALHACTRPFRAQGPRIEAERIGRKTVIHNYGHGGSGWSLSWGSAAIATQLARATGQPDLAVIGCGAIGLTTALVAQRAGLRVRIYARERPPEVRSSFATGVWSPDSRVCTSAYATPEFGRRWEQMARTSFDMYQNLLGLPGDPIEWRDGYVLSDVPFDQPSGHGGNGEPDYPSLEDQYLPDLGPHSQPLAPDQHPFPVAHVRRYTQLVFNISAYARLLLDDFLAAGGELETREFASPRQFADLREKTLVNATGYGARALLGDDSLVPVRGQTARLVPQPEVTYGLVYRGHNLNVVPRRDGILVQAQADGDFGNPDATPDRAASEAAVARLAALFA; this comes from the coding sequence ATGCACCGACGACACTTCCTGCGCAACGGCGCACTGGCCGCCGCCACGCTCGGCGCCGGGCCCTTGTTCGCACGCACGCCGCGCGACGCCGCGCTGCCGCGGCCGGCGCCGACCCTGCCAATCCTGCCGACTGCGCCCGCCCCCACTGCGTTCTCACCGCCGGCGCCACTGGCGCCGATCCGCGCCAGCGCCGACCGCATCGTCGCGCTGCACGCGTGCACGCGTCCGTTCCGCGCGCAGGGGCCGCGCATCGAGGCCGAGCGCATCGGCCGCAAGACCGTGATCCACAACTACGGCCATGGCGGCAGCGGCTGGTCGCTGTCGTGGGGATCGGCGGCGATCGCCACGCAGCTGGCGCGCGCCACCGGCCAGCCCGACCTGGCGGTGATCGGCTGCGGCGCGATCGGCCTGACCACCGCGCTGGTCGCGCAGCGCGCCGGGCTGCGCGTGCGCATCTACGCCAGGGAACGTCCGCCGGAAGTGCGTTCCTCCTTCGCCACCGGGGTGTGGTCGCCGGATTCGCGGGTGTGCACCAGCGCCTACGCCACGCCCGAGTTCGGCCGGCGCTGGGAACAGATGGCGCGCACCTCGTTCGACATGTACCAGAACCTGCTCGGCCTGCCCGGCGACCCGATCGAGTGGCGCGACGGCTACGTGCTGTCGGATGTGCCGTTCGACCAGCCCAGCGGCCATGGCGGCAACGGCGAACCCGACTACCCGTCGCTGGAAGACCAGTATCTGCCCGACCTGGGGCCGCATTCGCAGCCGCTGGCGCCGGACCAGCATCCGTTCCCGGTGGCGCACGTGCGCCGCTACACGCAACTGGTGTTCAACATCAGCGCCTATGCGCGACTGCTGCTGGACGATTTCCTCGCCGCCGGCGGCGAGCTCGAGACGCGCGAGTTCGCAAGCCCGCGCCAGTTCGCCGACCTGCGCGAGAAGACCCTGGTCAACGCCACCGGTTACGGCGCGCGCGCCCTGCTCGGCGACGACAGCCTGGTGCCGGTGCGCGGACAGACCGCGCGGCTGGTGCCGCAGCCGGAAGTGACCTACGGGCTGGTCTACCGCGGCCACAACCTCAACGTGGTGCCGCGTCGCGACGGCATCCTGGTACAGGCGCAGGCCGACGGCGACTTCGGCAATCCCGATGCCACTCCGGACCGTGCGGCGTCGGAGGCGGCGGTGGCGCGGCTGGCCGCACTGTTCGCGTAG
- a CDS encoding type II 3-dehydroquinate dehydratase — translation MSILLLRGPDCVAGHRGRPARIAPRVMRQLLAQAGRAGKTLAVRGCASEGELLHALAQADAAAVEMLLLDPGACSDSAATAVAVAQLGRPYVEVHDDACDQREPCLCAASRQRVGQVGGYCAQSYALALSIALEHLGCNGYESDVHVGT, via the coding sequence ATGTCGATCCTGTTGTTGCGCGGCCCGGACTGCGTGGCCGGCCATCGCGGCCGTCCGGCGCGCATCGCGCCGCGGGTGATGCGGCAATTGCTCGCGCAGGCCGGCCGTGCCGGCAAGACCCTGGCGGTGCGCGGCTGCGCCAGCGAGGGCGAACTGCTGCACGCCCTGGCCCAGGCCGACGCGGCGGCAGTGGAAATGCTGCTGCTGGATCCGGGCGCGTGCTCGGACAGCGCCGCCACCGCCGTGGCGGTCGCGCAGCTCGGCCGGCCGTACGTGGAAGTGCACGACGACGCCTGCGACCAGCGCGAACCCTGCCTGTGCGCGGCCTCGCGGCAGCGCGTGGGGCAGGTCGGCGGCTATTGCGCGCAGAGCTACGCACTGGCCTTGTCGATCGCGCTGGAACACCTGGGTTGCAACGGCTACGAAAGCGATGTCCACGTCGGCACCTGA